Proteins from a single region of Gorilla gorilla gorilla isolate KB3781 chromosome 16, NHGRI_mGorGor1-v2.1_pri, whole genome shotgun sequence:
- the LOC129527198 gene encoding LOW QUALITY PROTEIN: unconventional myosin-Vb-like (The sequence of the model RefSeq protein was modified relative to this genomic sequence to represent the inferred CDS: substituted 2 bases at 2 genomic stop codons), protein MKTCTFFVVIEQFCIQIMEALKATEDLHEEAAQALAQSERKRHEFNRQVTVQWKEKDFQGMLECHREGEALLILNLVTDLKPQMLLDTVPCLPAYILYMCIRLVDQTNDDLKVHSLMTSTTNGIKKVLKKHTDDFEMTSFLLSNTCHLLHCLKRYSGDEGFMTQNTAKHNEHCLKNFDLTEYRQVLRDLSIQIYQQLFKIAEGVLQPMIVSAMLENESIQDLSGVKPTGSQKHSCSMADEDNSYRLEAIIRQMNAFHTVTCDQGLDPEIILQVFKQLFYMINAVTLNDLLLQKDVCSWSTGMQLRYNISELEEWLWGRNLHRSGVVQTMEPLIQAAQLLQLKKKTQEDAEAICSLCASLSTQQIVKILNLXPPLNXFEEQVTVAFIQTIQAQLQEQNDPQQLLLDVKHMFPVLFPFHPSSLTVKSIPACLNLEFLSEVDACLV, encoded by the exons ATGAAAACATGTACTTTCTTTGTGGTGATAGAGCAGTTCTGCATccagattatg GAAGCTCTAAAAGCAACTGAAGATTTACATGAAGAAGCTGCCCAGGCGTTGGCCCAGAGTGAGAGGAAGCGCCATGAGTTCAACAGGCAGGTCACAGTTCAGTGGAAAGAAAAGGATTTCCAGGGCATGTTGGAGTGCCACAGAGAGGGAGAGGCCCTCCTCATCCTCAACCTGGTGACAGACTTGAAGCCCCAGATGCTGTTGGACACAGTGCCCTGTCTCCCCGCCTACATCCTCTACATGTGCATCCGGCTTGTGGACCAAACCAACGATGATCTCAAGGTGCACTCTCTGATGACCTCCACCACCAACGGCATTAAGAAAGTCTTGAAGAAGCACACTGATGACTTTGAGATGACGTCATTCTTGTTATCCAACACTTGCCACCTTCTTCACTGTCTGAAGCGGTACAGCGGGGATGAGGGCTTCATGACTCAGAATACTGCAAAGCACAACGAACACTGCCTTAAGAACTTTGACCTCACCGAATACCGTCAGGTACTGAGAGACCTTTCCATTCAGATCTACCAGCAGCTCTTTAAAATTGCCGAGGGTGTGTTACAGCCGATGATAGTTTCTGCCATGTTGGAAAATGAGAGCATTCAGGATCTATCTGGTGTGAAGCCCACTGGCTCCCAGAAGCACTCCTGCAGCATGGCAGATGAGGATAACTCATACCGCCTGGAAGCTATCATCCGCCAGATGAATGCCTTTCATACAGTCACGTGTGACCAGGGCTTGGACCCTGAGATCATCCTGCAGGTATTCAAACAGCTCTTCTACATGATCAACGCAGTGACTCTTAATGACCTGCTCCTGCAGAAGGACGTCTGCTCTTGGAGCACAGGCATGCAACTGAGGTACAATATAAGTGAGCTTGAGGAGTGGCTTTGGGGAAGAAACCTTCACCGGAGTGGAGTAGTTCAGACCATGGAACCTCTGATCCAAGCAGCCCAGCTCCTgcaattaaagaagaaaacccaggagGATGCAGAGGCCATCTGCTCCCTTTGTGCCTCTCTCAGCACCCAGCAGATTGTCAAAATTTTAAACCTTTAGCCTCCCCTGAATTAATTTGAAGAACAGGTAACAGTGGCCTTTATACAAACGATCCAGGCACAACTACAAGAGCAGAATGACCCTCAGCAACTGCTATTAGATGTCAAGCACATGTTtcctgttttgtttccatttcatcCATCTTCCCTAACCGTGAAGTCAATCCCAGCATGTCTCAATCTGGAGTTCCTCAGTGAAGTAGATGCATGTTTAGTCTGA